A segment of the Acidimicrobiales bacterium genome:
GAGCTCCCCGCCGACCCACACCGCGTCGGGGTGGGGGAGCATGGTGGCGAGCCCCTTGGTGGCCTGGGCGGCGACCGCCTCGGCCACGAACGGCAGGGCGTGGCCGCACATGGAGCCGGTGTCGCCCAGGGCCAGGTCGACGTAGACGTGTCCGTCCACGTCGGTGACGCGAGCACCGGATGCGGCCGCCGCGAACACGGGGAAGGCGCCGGGCCAGCGCGTCATCCACGCCATCGGGACGCCGCCGAGCAGGTGGTCGCGGGCGGCCGCGGCCAGCTCGGCGGAGCGCGGGTGCTCGTCGCGGAACCGCTGCCGCTCGGCGGCCATCAGGACGTCGAGGCGGTTGCGGTCGACCGGGGCGCTGCCGCTCGTCATGCGCCTCAGGATCGCCTGTGATCAGGCGCCGGTCCAGCGGCCGGTGAGCCCGTCGTCGCCCTGGCAGCGGGCCCGGCCCTCGGCCGCCAGCTTGCGCAGGTGGGCGTGGAGGGAGTGCCGGGCGATGAACCAGCGGGCGTCGTCGACGTCGGCGTACACGGTGGGGACCAGCTCGTCGACGGTGGCCGGGCCGACACGCTGGAGGGCCTCGCGCACCGTGTCCTCGCGCCGGCGGCGGTGGGCCAGGTAGCCGACGACGGCACCCTGCGGATCGTCGATGCGGTGGCCGTGGCCGGGCGCGAGGGCGGCGAGGGGGAGCGTGAGGAGGCGTTCGAGCGAGGCCAGGTACGCGGCCATGTCGCCGTCGGGGGGCCGGATCACCACGGTGGAGCCCTGCATGACGTGGTCGCCGGTGAAGAGCAGGCCGGTGTCCTCCAGCAGCCAGCACAGGTGGTTCGAGGCGTGCCCCGGCGTGTGGATCGCCCGCAGCGCCAGGCCGGGCCCCTCGACCACGTCGCCCTCGCCCACCAGCCGGTCGGGGGCGAACGACTCGTCGTGGCCCTCGCCGCTGGTGGGTGGGGGCCCGAGCACCTCGGCGCCGGTGCGGGCCTGCAGACCGGTCGCGCCGGGCGAGTGGTCGGCGTGGGTGTGGGTGACGAGGATCCACCGGACCCGGCCGGCTCCGGCGGCGGCGACCGCGTCGAGGTGCTCCGCGTGGTCGGGGCCCGGGTCGATCACCGCCAGCTCGGCGGTGCCCACGAGGTAGGTGTTGGTGCCGGGGCCCGTGAACACGCCGGGGTTCGGCGCCAGCACTCGCACCACGCCGGGCGCCACGGCGGCCGGCACGCCGGGCACGAGGCCGGATGGCTCGCGCACCCGGTCAGCCCTCGGTGGGCGACGGGAACCCGATCGCAGGCCCGCCCGGCCGGCCGGCCATGGGGAGGCCGCCCGGGAGGGGTGTGACCGGCCCGGGCTGGTCGTAGGCCGGGTCGCCCGGCAGCACGATGCGCAGGCCGTGGCCGTCCTGGATGACGCGGGGCAGGATCGTGGGGATCTCGGTCTCGGCCGCCGCCGCGGCCAGGAGGTCGTCGGCCCGATCGAAGCGGCC
Coding sequences within it:
- a CDS encoding MBL fold metallo-hydrolase, with product MPGVPAAVAPGVVRVLAPNPGVFTGPGTNTYLVGTAELAVIDPGPDHAEHLDAVAAAGAGRVRWILVTHTHADHSPGATGLQARTGAEVLGPPPTSGEGHDESFAPDRLVGEGDVVEGPGLALRAIHTPGHASNHLCWLLEDTGLLFTGDHVMQGSTVVIRPPDGDMAAYLASLERLLTLPLAALAPGHGHRIDDPQGAVVGYLAHRRRREDTVREALQRVGPATVDELVPTVYADVDDARWFIARHSLHAHLRKLAAEGRARCQGDDGLTGRWTGA